In the uncultured Methanobacterium sp. genome, one interval contains:
- a CDS encoding potassium channel family protein — MKNMSELMVDLAYSALLFNSKDAAEEVIKLENKVNRLNYQIKKESLLAARTVEDAEKLTALLEVGEAAETIADSAKDIADLVLKDMKPHPVFKMVMEESDEVIMRVKIAEGSELIDKSLGELLLATRTGMTVIAIRRQESWIYGPDRNTMISAGDSLIAKGNETGGSLLIQLANGETKLEDLEYEDYAEE; from the coding sequence ATGAAGAATATGTCCGAATTAATGGTTGATTTAGCTTATTCTGCACTGCTTTTTAACAGTAAAGACGCGGCAGAGGAAGTTATAAAACTAGAAAACAAAGTTAACAGACTTAACTATCAGATCAAAAAAGAGTCACTCCTCGCTGCAAGGACAGTAGAGGATGCAGAAAAATTAACCGCTCTTCTTGAAGTGGGGGAAGCTGCAGAAACCATCGCTGACTCAGCAAAAGATATAGCAGACCTTGTTTTAAAAGACATGAAACCACATCCAGTATTTAAAATGGTTATGGAAGAGTCTGATGAAGTTATAATGAGGGTTAAAATTGCTGAAGGTTCAGAATTAATTGATAAATCTTTAGGCGAGCTTTTACTTGCTACCAGAACTGGTATGACTGTTATTGCCATAAGGCGGCAGGAATCCTGGATTTATGGTCCTGATAGGAACACCATGATCTCAGCAGGAGATTCATTAATAGCAAAGGGGAATGAAACCGGCGGATCTCTACTTATACAACTTGCAAATGGGGAAAC
- a CDS encoding M23 family metallopeptidase, with the protein MVLNSPGTKVPSHGTHSFATTYAYDLMQVDWTKKPVKFHRKSTLDHILGRVHLNDCYAYGKPISAPISGRVVEALDGYPERDPVQPLRDISVAFKNAWFFNPRKHNIQDIAGNFVIIQGDQAWDGVWAFLGHMKTGSVKVKNGETIESGDLIGNVGHSGNSTAPHLHFQLMDGPDATTARGIPCCFAEYELCQDKHWIKVEKGIPKNEDRIRF; encoded by the coding sequence ATGGTCTTAAATAGCCCTGGCACCAAAGTTCCCAGTCATGGTACTCATTCTTTTGCAACAACCTATGCCTACGACCTCATGCAGGTTGACTGGACCAAAAAACCGGTTAAATTCCACAGGAAAAGTACTCTGGATCATATTTTAGGCAGAGTGCATTTGAATGATTGTTACGCTTACGGAAAACCTATTTCTGCACCCATTTCTGGCAGGGTAGTTGAAGCCCTTGACGGATACCCTGAACGCGACCCGGTACAGCCACTCCGTGATATTTCAGTGGCCTTCAAGAATGCCTGGTTTTTTAATCCCCGCAAACATAACATCCAGGATATTGCCGGTAATTTCGTTATAATTCAAGGTGACCAAGCATGGGATGGAGTGTGGGCATTTCTGGGTCATATGAAAACTGGTTCGGTAAAAGTAAAAAACGGCGAGACAATCGAATCAGGTGATCTCATCGGGAATGTGGGACATTCCGGTAACTCTACAGCTCCTCACCTTCATTTCCAGCTTATGGATGGTCCTGATGCAACCACTGCCCGGGGTATTCCCTGTTGTTTTGCTGAATATGAATTATGCCAGGATAAACACTGGATTAAGGTAGAAAAGGGAATACCAAAAAACGAGGATAGGATTCGTTTCTAG
- a CDS encoding DUF488 family protein, whose amino-acid sequence MLRIKGIYELPHEEDGFRILIDESWPKNLSREEAQVDLWLKDISPPDQPQWEDGDRILSVSVEGENPEELWRQTALKLIRDTEKEKGTVTFLCSTLQSIRQLQF is encoded by the coding sequence ATGTTAAGAATAAAAGGAATATACGAACTCCCTCATGAAGAAGATGGATTCAGAATCTTAATTGATGAATCCTGGCCTAAAAACTTATCCCGAGAAGAAGCTCAAGTTGATTTATGGCTTAAAGATATATCCCCTCCAGATCAACCCCAATGGGAGGATGGGGATCGTATACTCTCTGTTAGTGTTGAAGGGGAAAATCCTGAGGAACTTTGGAGGCAAACTGCCCTAAAACTTATCAGGGATACTGAAAAAGAGAAAGGGACTGTCACCTTTTTATGCTCCACTCTCCAGAGCATAAGACAGTTGCAGTTTTAA
- a CDS encoding DNA-directed DNA polymerase, whose translation MITKKFVLLDIDYITRNQEPVIRLFGKLLGENEEGHIIVLDKSFKPYIYVVPSDPSHIDDCTRQLSDLNLLSVEQVSKNDMGELKEVLKVTFKHPQDIPKLRDKILNLKSVKEIKEHDIPFYRRYLIDHGLFPLNVVEVQGKVLNSARSSRGSQGHGSQGLQGPTKTGGPEKSPTPKPCIFQVEKSPTPLESSLPDLTFLSFDIEVYNPRGMPQSDLDPIILISFSSNHGFRKVISTKNTPDSSDLNGSPLDFVEVVANEKELLEKFVETVQSENPDVILGYNSDSFDFPYICDRAAKLGVPLKLGIDGSSPKFTRIGFSNSAMIRGRVHIDLYSNTRRYMHLAHHTLEHVYLELFGKGKLDIPGDDIYIYWDEGGLRLEALFHYSLSDAEAVTQIGERMLPLSTELTRIVGQPLFDVARMASGRLVEWYLIRKSFEQGYLVPNKPSSAQLTKREGKHVVGGYVKEPVTGLHENIVYFDFRSLYPSIIISKNISPDSLTSGEDCHISPEYGHKFLKEPVGFIPSAIGQILQDRIKIKSQMKESQDDYQISVLNNQQEALKRLANTFYGLYNHSTFRWYSLKCSESITAWGRDFLKKTMEDSEKQGFKPVYADTDGFFATYVGPMD comes from the coding sequence ATGATAACTAAAAAATTCGTTCTCCTGGACATTGATTACATCACCCGAAATCAGGAACCCGTCATAAGGCTGTTCGGTAAGCTCCTGGGAGAAAATGAAGAAGGACACATCATAGTTCTGGATAAGAGCTTCAAACCTTACATCTATGTTGTTCCTTCTGATCCTTCCCACATCGATGACTGCACACGTCAGTTAAGCGATTTAAATCTTCTCTCGGTGGAACAAGTAAGTAAAAATGATATGGGTGAATTGAAAGAGGTCCTGAAAGTGACCTTTAAACATCCTCAGGATATTCCTAAACTCAGGGATAAAATATTGAATTTGAAGTCTGTGAAGGAAATTAAAGAACATGATATTCCATTTTACCGCAGATATCTCATAGATCACGGGCTTTTCCCCTTAAATGTGGTTGAAGTTCAGGGTAAAGTCTTAAATTCAGCCCGATCTTCACGGGGATCACAAGGACATGGATCACAGGGATTACAGGGACCAACCAAAACAGGAGGTCCAGAGAAAAGTCCCACTCCAAAACCCTGTATCTTCCAAGTGGAAAAGTCCCCCACCCCTCTGGAATCCAGTTTACCTGACCTCACATTTTTGAGTTTTGATATCGAAGTCTACAACCCCCGGGGTATGCCTCAATCCGACCTGGATCCCATTATCCTGATTAGTTTCTCCAGTAACCATGGCTTCAGGAAAGTTATATCCACCAAAAATACTCCAGATTCCTCCGACCTCAACGGTTCACCCCTAGACTTTGTGGAAGTAGTGGCCAATGAAAAGGAATTACTGGAGAAATTCGTGGAAACTGTGCAATCAGAAAACCCGGATGTCATTCTGGGCTACAATTCTGATTCCTTTGACTTCCCCTATATCTGTGACCGGGCAGCTAAACTGGGGGTGCCTCTTAAGCTGGGAATAGATGGATCATCACCCAAGTTCACCAGAATAGGTTTCAGCAACTCCGCAATGATCAGAGGCCGGGTTCACATTGACCTTTACTCCAATACCCGCCGTTATATGCATCTGGCCCATCACACTCTGGAGCATGTTTACCTTGAACTATTTGGGAAGGGGAAACTGGACATCCCTGGAGATGATATCTACATCTACTGGGATGAAGGAGGCCTGAGACTGGAAGCTCTATTCCATTACTCCCTAAGTGATGCAGAAGCAGTTACCCAGATTGGGGAGCGGATGCTACCTCTCAGCACGGAATTAACCCGTATTGTAGGCCAACCCTTGTTTGATGTAGCCCGCATGGCATCGGGACGACTGGTTGAGTGGTACTTAATAAGAAAATCATTTGAACAGGGATATTTAGTGCCTAATAAACCCTCTTCTGCCCAATTAACCAAGCGGGAAGGTAAACATGTGGTGGGTGGTTATGTCAAAGAACCAGTGACTGGTTTGCACGAGAATATTGTCTACTTTGATTTCAGAAGCCTGTATCCCAGTATAATAATCTCCAAGAACATTTCCCCGGATAGTCTCACCAGTGGGGAAGATTGCCATATCTCACCGGAGTACGGTCATAAATTCCTTAAAGAACCAGTGGGTTTTATTCCATCGGCCATTGGCCAGATACTCCAGGATCGAATAAAAATCAAATCCCAAATGAAAGAATCACAGGATGATTACCAGATCAGTGTCCTGAACAATCAGCAGGAAGCCCTGAAACGACTGGCCAATACATTTTATGGACTATACAATCACAGTACATTCAGGTGGTATAGCTTGAAATGTTCAGAATCCATCACTGCCTGGGGGAGAGATTTCCTGAAAAAAACCATGGAAGACTCTGAAAAACAAGGATTCAAACCAGTCTACGCAGATACGGATGGATTCTTTGCAACCTATGTTGGCCCAATGGATTAA
- a CDS encoding TspO/MBR family protein, whose translation MESFGKNDILKLAGSFLIVIIFAAIGSLATFSQIPTWYATLIRPEWAPPNWVFPVVWTTLYILMALALFLVWKKGLETKPAKVAVAVFLVQLALNALWSVVFFGLHSIVGGLGLIVMLWVLILANIIVFYRISKWAGIFLIPYIIWVTIASYLNYTVYILNP comes from the coding sequence ATGGAAAGTTTTGGTAAGAATGATATTTTAAAGCTGGCAGGATCCTTTTTAATTGTTATTATTTTTGCAGCCATAGGTAGCCTGGCTACCTTTTCTCAAATACCAACCTGGTATGCGACTCTAATTAGGCCAGAATGGGCACCACCAAACTGGGTGTTCCCAGTGGTCTGGACTACTCTTTACATCTTAATGGCCCTTGCATTATTCCTGGTCTGGAAGAAAGGTCTGGAAACCAAACCCGCAAAAGTGGCAGTAGCCGTATTTTTAGTGCAACTGGCCCTAAACGCCCTATGGTCGGTGGTATTCTTCGGACTCCATTCCATTGTAGGGGGATTGGGACTGATAGTAATGCTGTGGGTATTAATACTGGCCAACATCATTGTATTCTACCGAATATCCAAATGGGCCGGTATATTCCTCATACCCTACATAATATGGGTGACAATAGCCAGTTACCTCAATTACACGGTTTACATCCTAAATCCATAG